In Tenacibaculum pacificus, a single window of DNA contains:
- a CDS encoding SGNH/GDSL hydrolase family protein → MKNTLKYTFLSALFLGFVACDVDNTLPEINGNTQNTIALKAGSVDFSKYVSIGASFTAGYADGALFKEGQVNSFPNTLASKFAMIGGGDFNQPLMNDNIGGMVSGGVVKLNPRFYFNGSGPTPLQEIPTTIIGVPATGASFNNFGIPGAKSFHFIAPDYGNVAGLMTDPMTANPYFVRMSSTESTLIGEAVSKKPTFFTLSEFGGNDVLGYATSGGDGTDPITPLATFDFALGKVEEALKATGAKGVVANLPYITSLPHFTTVPYNPVPLDEATADALNQGYAAYNGGIQAALAALKTTGLFTEEEVLKRTINFTVGKGNAMVVIDESLTDLGAINPAFAALPKYRQATADDLFVLPLSSLIPKGYGTQIPLEDKWVLTPQEQTEIKTAVDAFNIKLKSVADTNGYALVDFNGILQKAATTGLQFDNYYMTTSLVTGGLVSLDGVHLTSRGYALMANEMLKSIDETYGSNFSKAMNGLAKADDYPTNYAPTLVK, encoded by the coding sequence ATGAAAAATACATTAAAATATACATTTTTATCTGCACTATTTTTAGGTTTTGTAGCCTGTGATGTAGATAATACATTACCTGAAATTAATGGAAATACTCAAAATACAATAGCTTTAAAAGCTGGTAGTGTAGATTTCTCTAAATATGTATCGATTGGAGCTTCATTTACAGCTGGTTATGCTGATGGTGCTTTGTTTAAAGAAGGTCAAGTAAATTCTTTTCCTAATACTTTAGCTTCTAAATTTGCTATGATTGGTGGAGGTGATTTTAATCAACCTTTAATGAATGATAATATTGGAGGTATGGTAAGTGGAGGAGTTGTTAAATTGAATCCAAGATTCTATTTTAATGGTTCAGGACCAACACCTTTACAAGAAATACCTACAACTATAATTGGCGTACCTGCAACAGGTGCTAGTTTTAATAATTTTGGTATTCCTGGAGCTAAAAGTTTTCATTTTATTGCCCCAGATTATGGAAATGTTGCTGGTTTAATGACAGACCCAATGACAGCAAATCCATATTTTGTAAGAATGAGTTCAACTGAATCTACATTAATAGGAGAGGCAGTATCAAAAAAACCAACATTTTTTACTTTATCAGAATTTGGAGGAAATGATGTTTTAGGATATGCAACATCTGGTGGAGATGGAACAGATCCAATTACGCCACTTGCAACATTTGATTTCGCTTTAGGAAAAGTAGAAGAAGCATTAAAGGCAACAGGAGCTAAAGGAGTTGTAGCTAATTTACCATATATTACTTCTTTACCACATTTTACAACAGTACCTTATAATCCAGTTCCTTTAGATGAAGCAACAGCAGATGCTTTAAATCAAGGTTATGCAGCTTATAACGGAGGTATTCAAGCAGCTCTTGCAGCCTTAAAAACTACAGGGTTATTTACTGAAGAAGAAGTATTAAAAAGAACAATTAACTTTACAGTTGGTAAAGGAAATGCAATGGTAGTTATCGATGAATCTTTAACCGATTTAGGAGCTATTAATCCAGCATTTGCAGCTTTACCTAAATATAGACAAGCTACAGCTGATGATTTATTTGTATTACCATTATCGTCTTTAATTCCTAAAGGTTATGGTACTCAAATACCATTAGAAGATAAATGGGTGTTAACACCACAAGAGCAAACTGAAATTAAAACTGCTGTAGATGCATTTAATATAAAATTAAAATCAGTAGCCGATACAAATGGCTATGCTTTAGTCGATTTTAATGGTATTTTACAAAAAGCTGCTACTACTGGTTTACAATTTGATAATTATTATATGACTACAAGTTTAGTAACAGGTGGTTTAGTTAGTTTAGATGGAGTTCATTTAACAAGTAGAGGTTATGCTTTAATGGCAAATGAAATGTTAAAATCGATTGATGAAACTTACGGTTCTAACTTTTCAAAAGCTATGAATGGTTTAGCTAAAGCAGATGATTATCCTACAAATTATGCTCCTACTTTAGTAAAATAA
- a CDS encoding glycine--tRNA ligase has protein sequence MAKQEDHFKKVISHAKEYGYVFQSSEIYDGLSAVYDYAQNGVELKKNIRDYWWKAMVQMHENIVGIDAAILMHPSTWKASGHVDAFTDPLIDNKDSKKRYRADVLVEDYCAKIETKIEKEVKKAEKRFGETFNKAEFVATNGRVLGYQEKINTILSRLGKSLENEDLADVKLLIEELEIADPLTGSKNWTDVKQFNLMFGTKLGASAESAMDLYLRPETAQGIFVNFLNVQKTGRMKIPFGIAQTGKAFRNEIVARQFIFRMREFEQMELQFFVKPGTQKEWYNKWKETRLNWHLSLGMGAENYRFHDHEKLAHYADAAADIEFKFPFGFKELEGIHSRTDFDLKAHEEFSGKKLQYFDHEENKNYTPCVVETSIGLDRMFLAVFSNSLQEEALENGTSRTVLKLPAILAPVKAAILPLVKKDGLPEVARKIMEDLKWDFNVAYDEKDAVGRRYRRQDANGTPFCITVDHDTLNDNAVTIRHRDTMEQKRVPISELRDIIKQEVDVKNWLQKM, from the coding sequence ATGGCAAAACAAGAAGATCACTTTAAAAAAGTAATATCACACGCAAAAGAATATGGTTATGTATTTCAATCTTCTGAAATTTATGACGGTTTAAGTGCGGTTTACGACTATGCTCAAAACGGAGTTGAGTTAAAGAAAAACATTAGAGATTATTGGTGGAAAGCAATGGTGCAAATGCACGAAAATATTGTAGGTATCGATGCTGCAATTTTAATGCATCCAAGTACTTGGAAAGCTTCAGGACATGTAGATGCTTTTACCGATCCTTTAATCGATAATAAAGATTCTAAAAAACGATATAGAGCAGATGTTTTAGTAGAAGATTATTGTGCTAAAATTGAAACTAAAATTGAAAAAGAAGTTAAAAAAGCCGAAAAACGCTTTGGAGAAACTTTTAATAAAGCCGAATTTGTAGCTACAAATGGACGTGTTTTAGGGTATCAAGAAAAAATTAATACCATTTTATCTCGTTTAGGAAAATCTTTAGAAAATGAAGATTTAGCAGATGTAAAATTATTAATTGAAGAATTAGAAATTGCTGATCCTTTAACAGGTTCTAAAAATTGGACGGATGTTAAACAATTTAACTTGATGTTTGGTACTAAATTAGGTGCTTCTGCAGAGTCTGCAATGGATTTATATTTACGTCCTGAAACTGCCCAAGGTATTTTTGTAAACTTTTTAAATGTACAAAAAACAGGGAGAATGAAAATTCCTTTTGGAATTGCTCAAACTGGTAAAGCGTTTCGTAACGAAATTGTTGCTCGTCAATTTATTTTTAGAATGCGTGAATTTGAACAAATGGAATTACAATTTTTTGTAAAACCAGGAACTCAAAAAGAATGGTACAATAAATGGAAAGAAACCCGTTTAAACTGGCATTTATCATTAGGTATGGGCGCTGAAAACTATCGTTTTCACGATCATGAAAAATTAGCTCATTATGCTGATGCTGCCGCTGATATTGAGTTTAAATTTCCTTTCGGATTTAAAGAATTAGAAGGAATTCATTCTCGTACAGATTTCGATTTAAAAGCACACGAAGAGTTTTCAGGAAAGAAATTACAATATTTTGATCATGAAGAAAACAAAAATTATACACCTTGTGTAGTAGAAACATCAATCGGATTAGATAGAATGTTTTTAGCTGTTTTTTCAAATTCTTTACAAGAAGAAGCTTTAGAAAACGGAACTTCAAGAACTGTTTTAAAACTACCTGCTATTTTAGCACCAGTAAAAGCTGCTATTTTACCATTAGTTAAAAAAGATGGTTTACCAGAAGTTGCTCGTAAAATTATGGAAGATTTAAAGTGGGACTTTAACGTAGCTTATGATGAAAAAGATGCTGTAGGTCGTCGTTACCGTCGTCAGGATGCAAATGGTACACCATTTTGTATTACTGTTGATCATGATACTTTAAATGATAATGCTGTTACAATTCGTCATAGAGATACAATGGAACAAAAACGTGTTCCTATTTCTGAATTAAGAGATATTATAAAACAAGAAGTAGATGTAAAAAATTGGTTACAGAAAATGTAA
- a CDS encoding TonB-dependent receptor, with protein MMKKLLLIAFVLFGTATMVAQTTITGSVNDASLGGVIPGANIKVLRKAVGTATDFDGKFIMKVTDTPPFTIQISSVGYHSKNVEITKNNQIIEVSLTENATSLDEVVVSASRTPERVMESPVTIERFDSRAIKNTASASYYEGLENLKGVDINSGGLTFKTVNTRGFASFGNERFVQLVDGMDNASPALNFAIGNLLGMSEIDVKSVEILPGAASALYGANAFNGIMLMRSKSPFEDQGISVGLKSGFTSQDAAGTNSYSDATIRMAHVFDDKFAAKVSFSYLKGEEWHATDYRNTTGIGGTYIPGMSHADDPNYDGVNTYGDEVSVNLGGAIGNVSRTGYTDQELMSNEAKSVKFNGAIHYRPLGNDRVEIIWNSKYGSGNTIYQGQNRYNLANFFMEQHKLEVRGKNFFVRGYYASENAGDSYDTRFAGININSKWKSNADWFGQYANAYLGAVPNVSASNHAAARIYADRGRAVPGTPKFTKLFNEVTTDPDLLEGSKFRDNTSYYHSDANLNLRDYIDWAEVQVGGSYRQYKLNSFGTIYTDANAPIKYGEYGVYAQLQKKMMDDRLKFTGSIRYDKSDNFDGNFTPRLSLAYAAGETKNHNFRASFQTGFRNPTTQDQYIGLETGAGYILGTASDNANRFSKEVKTPTQTFTLTGNDVFTRGYSASSIRNGNPTLVKTALVKPEQVKSFEVGYRSALPLGENKLTVDFSTYYNMYTNFISSKDVVVFIDPTTPVNVTNLTSRDLIKTFSVKTNSSTDVDSYGVGLGLSTKILKGYNVGLNYTWSKFDFDQASDPDFEAGFNTPEHKVKAQFGNPNVFKNFGFNVSARWQTEYLWQSTFLEGMIEERTVFDAQVNYAVPSIKSVFKLGGSNLSGKEYLSAPGVGSIGSQYYLSWTINN; from the coding sequence ATGATGAAAAAACTATTACTTATTGCATTTGTACTATTTGGTACTGCAACGATGGTTGCTCAGACAACCATAACAGGTAGCGTTAATGATGCATCTCTTGGTGGTGTAATACCAGGAGCAAACATTAAGGTTTTAAGAAAAGCAGTAGGTACAGCGACTGACTTTGACGGAAAATTTATAATGAAAGTTACAGACACTCCTCCTTTTACAATACAGATTTCTTCTGTAGGATATCATTCAAAAAATGTTGAAATAACAAAAAATAATCAAATCATTGAAGTTAGTTTAACTGAAAATGCGACTTCTTTAGATGAAGTTGTAGTTTCAGCATCACGAACTCCAGAGCGTGTTATGGAATCTCCCGTAACAATTGAACGTTTTGATTCAAGAGCGATTAAAAACACCGCTTCTGCATCGTATTATGAAGGATTAGAAAACTTAAAAGGAGTAGATATTAATTCGGGTGGTTTAACTTTTAAAACAGTAAATACACGTGGTTTTGCAAGTTTTGGAAACGAACGTTTTGTTCAGTTAGTTGACGGAATGGATAATGCATCACCAGCCTTAAACTTTGCTATTGGAAACTTATTAGGGATGTCTGAAATAGATGTAAAAAGCGTTGAAATTTTACCAGGAGCAGCATCAGCTTTATATGGAGCAAATGCATTTAATGGTATTATGTTAATGCGTAGTAAAAGTCCTTTTGAAGATCAGGGAATTAGTGTTGGTTTAAAAAGTGGTTTTACAAGTCAAGATGCTGCAGGAACCAATTCTTATTCTGATGCAACCATTAGAATGGCACATGTTTTTGATGATAAATTTGCCGCTAAAGTTAGTTTTTCTTACTTAAAAGGAGAAGAATGGCATGCTACCGATTATCGAAATACAACAGGTATTGGAGGAACTTACATTCCTGGAATGAGTCATGCTGATGATCCTAATTATGATGGAGTAAATACTTATGGAGATGAAGTTTCTGTTAATTTAGGAGGAGCAATAGGAAATGTTAGTAGAACAGGTTATACAGACCAAGAATTAATGTCTAACGAAGCAAAAAGTGTTAAATTTAATGGTGCGATACATTACCGTCCGTTAGGTAATGATAGAGTTGAAATTATTTGGAATTCTAAATATGGTTCTGGTAATACTATTTATCAAGGACAGAATCGTTATAATTTAGCAAACTTTTTTATGGAACAACATAAACTAGAGGTTAGAGGAAAAAATTTCTTTGTAAGAGGATATTATGCAAGTGAAAATGCTGGGGATTCTTATGATACTCGTTTTGCAGGAATTAATATAAATAGCAAATGGAAATCAAATGCAGATTGGTTTGGACAATATGCAAATGCTTATTTAGGTGCAGTACCTAATGTTTCAGCTTCAAATCATGCAGCAGCTAGAATTTATGCTGACAGAGGTAGAGCTGTACCAGGAACACCTAAATTCACAAAATTATTTAATGAAGTAACTACTGATCCTGATTTATTAGAAGGATCTAAATTTAGAGATAATACAAGTTATTATCATTCAGATGCTAATTTAAACTTACGTGATTATATCGATTGGGCTGAAGTACAAGTAGGAGGTTCTTACAGACAATATAAATTAAATTCTTTCGGAACAATTTATACTGATGCTAACGCACCAATTAAATATGGTGAATACGGTGTTTATGCACAGCTTCAAAAGAAAATGATGGATGATCGTTTAAAGTTTACAGGGTCTATCCGTTATGATAAATCTGATAATTTTGATGGTAATTTTACACCAAGATTATCTTTAGCTTATGCCGCAGGAGAAACTAAAAATCATAATTTTAGAGCCTCTTTTCAAACAGGTTTTCGTAATCCAACAACACAAGATCAATACATCGGTTTAGAAACAGGTGCAGGGTATATTTTAGGTACAGCCTCAGATAATGCGAATCGTTTTTCTAAAGAAGTAAAAACACCAACACAAACATTTACTTTAACAGGTAATGATGTATTTACAAGAGGATATTCTGCAAGTTCAATCAGAAATGGAAATCCGACTTTAGTTAAAACAGCATTGGTAAAACCAGAACAAGTAAAGTCTTTTGAAGTTGGATATCGCTCGGCACTTCCTTTAGGAGAAAATAAATTAACTGTTGATTTTAGTACATATTATAATATGTACACTAATTTTATCTCAAGTAAAGATGTTGTTGTTTTTATTGACCCGACTACTCCAGTAAACGTAACTAATTTAACAAGTAGAGATTTAATAAAAACTTTTAGTGTAAAAACAAACTCTTCAACAGATGTAGATTCTTACGGAGTTGGTTTAGGATTAAGTACTAAAATTTTAAAAGGATATAATGTAGGTTTAAATTATACATGGTCTAAATTTGATTTTGATCAAGCATCTGACCCTGATTTTGAAGCAGGTTTTAATACACCAGAACATAAAGTAAAAGCACAGTTTGGTAATCCAAATGTGTTTAAAAATTTCGGATTTAATGTAAGTGCTCGTTGGCAAACAGAATATCTTTGGCAATCGACTTTCTTAGAAGGAATGATTGAAGAAAGAACTGTTTTTGACGCACAAGTTAATTATGCTGTTCCTTCAATTAAATCTGTATTTAAATTAGGAGGATCTAATTTATCAGGAAAAGAATATTTAAGTGCTCCAGGTGTTGGAAGCATTGGTTCTCAGTATTATTTATCTTGGACAATCAATAACTAA
- the serS gene encoding serine--tRNA ligase — protein MLQVQFIRDNKQTVLDGLAKRNFANAEAIIEEVLTADETRRATQVSLDNILAESNKISKEIGGFFKSGEIQKANLLKEKTGQLKEDSKQFTEAFNTVSDKLQELLYQIPNIPHASVKAGKSEEDNEKIFSEGIIPDLGENALPHWELAKKYDIIDFELGTKITGAGFPVYKGKGARLQRALINYFLDKNTDAGYKEVQVPHLVNEASGIATGQLPDKEGQMYHSTIDDLYLIPTGEVPITNIHRNDLLKETDLPIKYTGYTPCFRREAGSYGAHVRGLNRLHQFDKVEIVRIEHPDNSYHVLSEMVEHIKDILRDLKLPYRILRLCGGDTGFTSALTFDFELYSTAQERWLEISSASNFETYQANRLKLRFKNKDGKSQLVHTLNGSSLALPRVLAGILENYQTADGIKIPDALVPYCGFDMID, from the coding sequence ATGTTACAGGTTCAGTTTATTAGAGACAACAAACAAACTGTTTTAGATGGATTAGCAAAACGTAATTTTGCCAATGCTGAAGCAATTATTGAAGAAGTATTAACTGCTGATGAAACTCGTAGAGCTACGCAAGTTTCTTTAGATAATATATTAGCTGAATCTAACAAAATATCCAAAGAAATTGGAGGTTTTTTTAAATCAGGTGAAATTCAAAAAGCCAACTTATTAAAAGAAAAAACAGGACAATTAAAAGAAGATTCAAAGCAATTTACAGAAGCTTTTAATACTGTTTCTGATAAATTACAAGAATTATTATATCAAATTCCTAATATTCCTCACGCTTCTGTAAAAGCAGGAAAAAGTGAAGAAGATAATGAGAAAATTTTTAGCGAAGGAATTATTCCTGATTTAGGCGAAAACGCTTTACCTCACTGGGAATTAGCTAAAAAATATGATATTATCGATTTTGAATTAGGAACAAAAATTACTGGTGCTGGTTTTCCTGTTTATAAAGGAAAAGGTGCTCGTTTACAACGTGCTTTAATCAATTATTTTTTAGATAAAAACACAGATGCAGGTTACAAAGAGGTTCAAGTTCCTCATTTGGTTAACGAAGCTTCAGGAATTGCAACAGGGCAATTACCAGATAAAGAAGGACAAATGTATCATTCAACAATCGATGATTTATATTTAATTCCAACTGGTGAAGTGCCAATTACAAATATCCACAGAAATGATTTACTAAAAGAAACCGATTTACCAATTAAATATACAGGTTATACGCCTTGTTTCCGTAGAGAAGCTGGTAGTTATGGCGCACACGTTCGTGGATTAAATCGTTTACATCAGTTTGATAAAGTAGAAATTGTTCGTATCGAACATCCTGATAATTCGTACCATGTTTTAAGCGAAATGGTTGAACATATTAAAGATATTTTACGCGATTTAAAATTACCGTATCGTATTTTACGTTTATGCGGTGGCGATACTGGTTTTACATCGGCTTTAACTTTCGATTTCGAATTATATTCAACTGCTCAAGAGCGTTGGTTAGAAATTAGTTCGGCTTCAAATTTTGAAACTTATCAAGCAAATCGTTTGAAATTACGTTTTAAAAATAAAGACGGAAAAAGTCAATTAGTGCATACTTTAAACGGAAGTTCTTTAGCTTTACCTAGAGTTTTAGCTGGTATTTTAGAGAATTATCAAACTGCTGACGGAATTAAAATTCCTGATGCGTTAGTTCCTTATTGTGGTTTTGATATGATTGATTAA
- a CDS encoding bifunctional riboflavin kinase/FAD synthetase, whose translation MKVINSIFNFKPTQQTIVTIGTFDGVHIGHQKIIKELIDQAKTANKKSVLLTFFPHPRMVLLKDVSIKLINTIDERAAYLEKLGLDYLIIHPFSKEFSKLTALDFVRTILVNQFNTSKLIIGYDHHFGKNREGNIKQLTEYSHLYDFTVEEIPAQDIDEVSVSSTKIRKALDIGHLKTANDYLGYNFSLTGTVVHGKKLGGKIGFPTANIEINEDYKLIPKTGVYVVKSVIDNNTVFGMMNIGNRPTINGKEQSIETHFFDFNTNLYDKKITIQLLYFLRDEQKFNSIDKLVIQLKKDKENTVNYLENNN comes from the coding sequence TTGAAAGTTATTAACTCTATTTTTAATTTTAAACCGACTCAACAAACAATAGTTACTATTGGTACTTTTGATGGTGTACACATTGGACATCAGAAAATTATTAAAGAGTTAATTGATCAAGCAAAAACAGCGAATAAAAAATCAGTTTTATTAACTTTTTTTCCACATCCTAGAATGGTGTTGCTAAAAGATGTGTCTATAAAACTGATAAATACAATAGATGAACGTGCTGCATATCTTGAAAAATTAGGTTTAGATTATTTAATAATCCATCCTTTTAGCAAAGAATTTTCAAAATTAACTGCCTTAGATTTTGTACGTACAATTTTAGTAAATCAATTTAATACTTCTAAATTAATTATTGGTTACGATCATCATTTTGGTAAAAATAGAGAAGGAAATATTAAACAATTAACAGAATATTCTCATTTATATGATTTTACTGTTGAAGAAATTCCTGCTCAAGATATTGATGAAGTTTCAGTAAGTTCTACAAAAATTAGAAAAGCGCTTGATATCGGACATTTAAAAACTGCAAATGATTATTTAGGTTATAATTTTTCGTTAACAGGAACTGTTGTTCATGGAAAAAAATTAGGTGGAAAAATTGGCTTTCCTACCGCTAATATTGAAATTAATGAAGATTATAAATTGATTCCTAAAACAGGTGTTTATGTTGTAAAATCGGTTATTGATAACAATACTGTTTTTGGAATGATGAATATTGGTAACAGACCAACTATCAACGGAAAAGAACAAAGTATTGAAACGCATTTCTTTGATTTTAACACCAATTTATACGATAAAAAAATCACCATACAATTACTGTATTTTTTAAGAGATGAACAAAAATTTAATTCAATAGATAAATTAGTTATCCAACTTAAAAAAGATAAAGAAAACACAGTAAATTATCTAGAAAACAACAACTAA